A genomic segment from uncultured Alistipes sp. encodes:
- the galB gene encoding beta-galactosidase GalB, protein MKRIVCLSLWGLCLTGWAVAQPSGRIRLNDGWRFHLGDASAEDSLRLSYDQLKPWLLPTSNPLLAEGRRHVRPSGHPDGGPFADPAFDDGSWRQLDLPHDWGIEGPFRQEYPGETGKLAWWGQAWYRKNVYVDAADLGKRFFLELDGAMSFSTVWCNGRLVGGWPYGYTSYRVDLTPALEPGENTLAIRLDNPPESSRWYPGGGIYRNVWLTKSDPVGLAWQGTFVTTPHVSADRASVNLRIELRNNGSEPASVTVTTELFVLGPDGAAVGDVLDSTDTRIEALRDEQTLVQTFVVDTPRLWSPAHPDRYLAVTTIRCGERITECYSTPFGIRRAEFTHEGFFLNGERVQLQGVCLHHDLGALGAAVNRSALVRQLRILREMGANAIRTAHNPPTPELLELCDSMGLFVLDEFTDTWRIPKKPNGYALLFDEWWEADLTAMIRRDRNHPSVIAWSIGNETGEQWYPQTYGVARQLTDLAHREDPSRPTTFGSNYWLAASNEFRHTVDLFGFNYKPMLYAAFCRDSPFQPFLGSETASCISTRGFYVFPLSDDKSQGRADFQVSSYDRSSPDWSTPPDTEFEGLDRNPTAAGEFVWTGFDYLGEPTPYNDDYTVLENFSDPEARARAAEELARLGRLRIPSRSSYFGIVDLAGFPKDRYYLYQARWRPELPMAHILPHWTWPGREGAVTPVHVYTSGDTAELFVNGRSQGVRRKGPFEYRLRWDSVRYEPGEVRVVTWRNGTPWAESRVETAGEAAFVELVSDRPTMRADGEDLLFVTAKITDREGRFVPQAAVLLDFSVEGSARIIASDNGDPTSHASFRSSSVRTFNGLALVILRSTGESGEVRLKVRGDDVAPANLRLLAE, encoded by the coding sequence ATGAAACGCATTGTCTGTTTGTCGTTGTGGGGTCTGTGCCTGACGGGCTGGGCCGTGGCCCAGCCATCGGGACGGATCCGGCTGAATGACGGTTGGCGGTTCCATCTCGGGGACGCTTCCGCCGAAGATTCATTGAGACTGAGTTATGACCAACTCAAGCCGTGGCTGCTACCGACGTCCAATCCGTTGTTGGCAGAGGGACGTCGTCATGTCCGTCCGTCCGGCCATCCCGACGGCGGGCCATTCGCCGATCCGGCATTCGACGATGGATCCTGGCGGCAGCTTGATCTGCCTCATGACTGGGGAATCGAAGGTCCGTTCCGGCAGGAGTATCCCGGGGAGACCGGGAAACTGGCCTGGTGGGGGCAAGCCTGGTATCGCAAAAACGTCTACGTGGATGCCGCCGATCTGGGAAAACGCTTTTTTCTGGAGCTGGACGGGGCCATGTCGTTTTCTACGGTGTGGTGTAACGGGCGGCTGGTCGGCGGCTGGCCCTATGGATACACCTCTTACCGGGTCGATCTGACGCCAGCCCTTGAGCCGGGGGAGAATACGCTGGCCATACGTCTCGACAATCCGCCCGAATCGAGCCGCTGGTATCCCGGTGGCGGAATCTACCGGAATGTATGGCTCACGAAATCCGATCCGGTTGGTCTGGCCTGGCAGGGAACTTTCGTTACGACGCCGCATGTTTCTGCCGATCGCGCGTCGGTAAACCTGCGCATTGAGTTGCGCAATAATGGTTCGGAGCCTGCATCCGTGACCGTAACGACCGAACTTTTTGTACTCGGGCCCGACGGAGCAGCCGTCGGGGATGTCCTGGACAGCACCGATACCCGAATCGAGGCCCTGCGTGACGAACAGACACTTGTACAGACTTTTGTTGTGGATACGCCCCGGCTTTGGAGCCCTGCACATCCCGATCGGTATCTCGCCGTCACAACGATACGTTGCGGCGAACGTATTACGGAGTGTTATTCCACGCCTTTCGGCATTCGGCGTGCAGAATTCACCCACGAAGGTTTTTTTCTGAACGGCGAGCGGGTGCAGTTGCAGGGTGTCTGCTTGCATCACGATCTCGGGGCATTGGGCGCAGCAGTCAATCGCAGTGCCCTTGTGCGACAGTTGCGTATTCTGCGGGAGATGGGAGCCAATGCGATCCGCACGGCGCACAATCCGCCGACTCCGGAACTGCTGGAACTTTGCGACAGCATGGGCCTGTTTGTGCTCGACGAGTTCACCGATACGTGGCGTATTCCCAAGAAACCGAACGGCTATGCGCTGTTGTTCGACGAGTGGTGGGAGGCCGACCTCACGGCGATGATCCGCCGCGACCGCAACCATCCATCGGTCATCGCCTGGAGCATCGGCAACGAGACGGGCGAGCAATGGTATCCGCAGACCTACGGTGTTGCACGGCAACTGACCGACCTTGCGCACCGTGAAGACCCATCCCGTCCGACGACCTTCGGAAGCAACTACTGGCTGGCCGCATCCAACGAATTCCGACATACGGTTGACCTGTTCGGATTCAACTATAAACCAATGCTTTACGCGGCGTTTTGCCGTGACAGTCCGTTCCAGCCTTTTTTGGGGAGTGAGACGGCCTCATGCATCAGTACGCGCGGGTTTTACGTTTTTCCGTTGAGCGATGATAAAAGTCAGGGACGTGCGGATTTTCAGGTCAGTTCCTACGATCGTTCGTCTCCCGACTGGTCGACGCCGCCCGACACGGAGTTCGAGGGACTCGACCGCAATCCTACGGCTGCCGGAGAGTTTGTCTGGACCGGATTCGATTATCTCGGCGAACCCACACCCTATAACGATGACTATACCGTTCTCGAAAATTTCAGCGATCCGGAAGCCCGGGCCCGGGCTGCGGAGGAGCTTGCCCGGTTGGGTCGTCTGCGTATACCGTCACGGAGTTCCTATTTCGGGATTGTGGATCTGGCGGGGTTTCCCAAGGATCGCTATTATCTCTATCAAGCGCGCTGGCGGCCGGAATTGCCCATGGCCCACATCCTGCCGCACTGGACGTGGCCCGGCCGAGAGGGTGCAGTGACTCCCGTCCATGTCTATACTTCGGGTGATACGGCGGAACTTTTTGTCAACGGCCGCTCACAGGGCGTGCGGCGCAAGGGCCCGTTTGAATACCGGCTGCGTTGGGACAGTGTCCGTTATGAACCGGGTGAAGTGCGGGTCGTAACCTGGCGGAATGGTACGCCTTGGGCCGAATCGCGTGTTGAAACAGCCGGGGAAGCCGCATTTGTCGAACTGGTTTCCGATCGGCCGACGATGCGGGCCGACGGTGAAGACTTGCTTTTCGTTACGGCGAAAATCACGGATCGGGAGGGGCGTTTTGTCCCGCAGGCTGCCGTGCTCCTTGACTTTTCTGTCGAAGGCTCGGCCCGGATCATAGCTTCGGACAACGGTGATCCTACGAGCCATGCTTCGTTCCGGAGTTCTTCGGTCAGGACGTTCAACGGACTTGCGCTGGTTATCCTGCGATCGACGGGCGAATCGGGAGAGGTTCGGTTGAAAGTTCGCGGAGACGATGTGGCTCCGGCGAATCTCCGACTGCTG